A DNA window from Bacteroides cellulosilyticus contains the following coding sequences:
- a CDS encoding MFS transporter, which yields MSRNSRNPISWVPTVYFAMGLPFVVLNMVSVLMFKGLGIDDAQIALWTSLIMLPWTLKFLWSPFLEMFKTKKYFVVLTQLITGAGFALVALALHLPAFFAVCIALLAVIAFSGATHDVATDGVYMSELNKQDQAKYIGWQGAFYNIAKIVASGGLVWLAGWLLKHYGGVPGAEETVRHEATVQAWMTVMFILAAVMILLGVYHMRMLPSGGTAATGTTSGRETWNRLVEVIRNFFQKKHIWYYITFIILYRLAEGFVMKIVPLFLKAERSVGGLGLGEQEIGLYYGTYGAAAFVLGSLLAGYYISHRGLSRTLFSLCCIFNLPFLAYTLLAIYQPENGMLIGGAIVLEYFGYGFGFVGLSLFMMQQVAPGKHQMAHYAFASGIMNLGVMLPGSISGFVSNALGYKTFFIFTMFATIPAFLITYFVPFTYPDEKKK from the coding sequence ATGAGTCGAAATAGTCGTAATCCGATTTCCTGGGTACCCACCGTCTACTTTGCTATGGGGCTTCCCTTTGTGGTGCTGAATATGGTATCTGTACTGATGTTTAAAGGCCTGGGCATCGATGATGCACAGATTGCTTTGTGGACATCACTGATTATGCTGCCCTGGACACTGAAATTCCTTTGGAGTCCGTTTCTGGAGATGTTCAAAACGAAGAAATATTTTGTAGTGTTGACACAACTGATTACCGGGGCAGGCTTTGCCCTGGTAGCGTTGGCGTTGCATCTTCCGGCTTTCTTTGCCGTATGTATTGCTTTACTGGCGGTTATTGCTTTCAGCGGGGCAACGCATGATGTTGCAACCGATGGTGTTTATATGTCGGAATTGAATAAGCAGGATCAGGCTAAATATATAGGTTGGCAAGGTGCTTTCTATAATATTGCTAAGATTGTCGCATCCGGTGGGTTGGTTTGGTTGGCAGGATGGTTGCTGAAACACTATGGGGGAGTTCCGGGAGCGGAGGAGACTGTTCGTCATGAAGCCACAGTACAGGCTTGGATGACGGTTATGTTCATTCTGGCTGCTGTAATGATATTGCTGGGAGTGTATCACATGCGTATGTTACCTTCGGGAGGAACTGCCGCTACGGGCACGACATCCGGCAGGGAAACATGGAACCGGTTGGTGGAAGTGATCCGGAACTTTTTTCAGAAGAAACATATCTGGTATTACATTACTTTCATCATTCTTTATCGTTTGGCCGAAGGCTTTGTCATGAAGATAGTGCCGTTGTTTCTGAAGGCGGAACGTTCAGTCGGTGGTCTGGGATTGGGAGAACAGGAGATAGGTTTGTACTATGGTACTTATGGGGCGGCTGCATTTGTGCTGGGTTCACTGTTGGCCGGCTATTATATATCACACAGAGGGTTGAGTCGCACGCTGTTTTCACTGTGCTGCATTTTCAATCTTCCGTTTCTGGCTTATACGCTACTGGCCATTTATCAGCCGGAGAACGGCATGTTGATAGGCGGTGCCATTGTGCTTGAATATTTCGGTTATGGTTTCGGATTCGTAGGTTTGTCGCTGTTTATGATGCAGCAAGTGGCACCCGGTAAGCACCAGATGGCTCACTATGCTTTTGCTTCAGGCATCATGAATTTGGGTGTGATGTTGCCGGGTTCTATCAGTGGCTTTGTCAGTAACGCGTTGGGATATAAGACATTCTTCATCTTCACGATGTTTGCTACTATTCCGGCATTCCTGATAACGTATTTTGTGCCGTTTACCTATCCGGATGAAAAGAAAAAATGA